The region GTCTGCTGAAATATTAAAATCCCACATAAATATGCTAATTACGGGGGTATCCTTTTGCTTATATCTCATTATAGCAGAAAAACACGTGTTGTCATTAATATATTTGGTCTTATATATTCCACATTATAGATCAAGATAATTTTAATTATGGAATGTTGCCACTTTCGCGAGGATCGCAAAATAGCAACAGGTGAACAAACTTCTTTTGCGCAAAAAACGAGAGACAGATTCCTAAGAACCTGCCTCGCGGCGAACGGTGTAAGTTTTCGACTTCAGCTTCCAGCCCTCCATAAACAAGCGCCAGACCGAAGAATTGGCTACCCTGCGGTTTATGAAGAATGCGGAAAACATCGTATTCGCGGTCTCCCGGCATCGGCAAGCCCCACCTGGCGACTGACACTATTTTAATATCTTGTATCCGCCATCCACGAAAATCGTTTCACCATTTATGTACGCAGCCATATCTGACAGTAAGAAAAGTACGACACTTGAAATGTCCTCCGGTTGCCCAAGTCTTTTTAAAGGAATCAAATCTTCCGACGCTTTTCTAACCTCGGGCATATCAAACGCCGCAGCAGTCATCCCCGTATAGATGAAGCCAGGCGCAACTGAATTGACGCAAATGTTGCTGTTTGCCAAATCCAACGACATCGCGGCTGTTAGCGCCACTACCCCTGCTTTCGAAGCGGCATAACTCGCCATATTCGGCCGAAAAATCCGGGACCGCAAGCAACTTATATTAACTATTCTCCCGGCGACGCTATTTTTAATCATTTCTTTTGAAACGTACTTCGATAATAGGAATGTCCCCGTAAGATTTGTTCCGATTACTCTGTTCCATTCATCTACGGTTTGCTCATAAAAAGGCTTCGCCTTTGCAAATACTCCGGCGCAGTTTACAAGACCGAAAACTTGCATAGCGCCAAGCTTTTCAAAAGCCGCCTGAATATCGCTTTCGTCACTGACATCGACGATATGGTGCATATACCGTGCGGTGTTTATCGTCGCCCCAGCAGTATCAAATCCAACTACCGTTGCTCCATGTTCCAGTAAAGTAACCGCACACGCTTTGCCAATACCTGAACTGGCCCCCGATACTATAATCATCTTACCTT is a window of Selenomonadales bacterium 4137-cl DNA encoding:
- a CDS encoding SDR family NAD(P)-dependent oxidoreductase produces the protein MSQDGMLDFEGKMIIVSGASSGIGKACAVTLLEHGATVVGFDTAGATINTARYMHHIVDVSDESDIQAAFEKLGAMQVFGLVNCAGVFAKAKPFYEQTVDEWNRVIGTNLTGTFLLSKYVSKEMIKNSVAGRIVNISCLRSRIFRPNMASYAASKAGVVALTAAMSLDLANSNICVNSVAPGFIYTGMTAAAFDMPEVRKASEDLIPLKRLGQPEDISSVVLFLLSDMAAYINGETIFVDGGYKILK